The Aquarana catesbeiana isolate 2022-GZ unplaced genomic scaffold, ASM4218655v1 unanchor235, whole genome shotgun sequence genome contains the following window.
ggcagaaggtcttagtgctcaagcctgtgaagaccgacaagatgcaggcatcttggcagggcccatataaagtagtagcccaggtatgtgatactacctatgttattgccagctgtgcagatgaaagaatccagcgaacctttcatgtgaacatgctgaaggagtatcaggaacggcaggaggatagtggctgcagtatgtgcccctgctgcggaCGACTCTGAAAGTTTACCCAtccctgacttactagagagagacccccagactgacctcattagcctcgtacagctagggaaccggttaagccccacaaagaaggaacaggctaaacggcttctgtgggagaaacaggcgactttctcccaaaaaccgggctacacgaccctggctgtgcataaggtagagacccctggacaagcaccccttcgtcagcccccctaccgtatccctgaagcagtccgagaaggaatgcggaaggagatacaggagatgattcagttaggagtcattgagccctctgacagcccttgggcctcgcctgtagtcctggtgcctaagaaagacgGAACTACCCGGTTCTGCGTGGACTGCAGGCGACTCAATGATAAGACCACCACTGATGcctacccaatgcccagggtagacgaactgctagatcgtatagccaggggacgttatttaactacaatagacctgtgtaagggctattggcagattcccctggccgaggatgctatccccaagtcggcatttgttaccccgtttggcctgtaccagtctaaggtcatgccattcgggatgaaaaatgccccggctaccttccaacgtatggtggatcggctcctcgatggctttcaggattttgcatgtgcatacctggatgacattgcgatctacagtaggtcttgggaggagcacctggttcacgtaggggtggttctggacaagattcgggcagcaggcctgaccttgaaaccagacaagtgccatctaggtatggcggaactgcagtacctgggacaccgagtagggtgtgggaaccagagaccagagccagccaaggtagaggcagtagctaactggcccacaccccgtactaagacccaggtattagccttcttggggactgccGGGTACTACCGGCTTTTTGTCCCTGATTACAGTGCTatcgccaagcccctgactgacctgacgaaaaagaatttacctaggcaggtcctgtggtctccagcttgtgaagccgcgtttctagccctcaagcaagcacttgtaaatgcccctgtcttggctgccccagtacctaacaaaGGTTTCCTTGCCCACACAgatgcttccatgtttggactgggggctgtgctgagccaaatcggagaggatggaagagaacaccctgtcgcatacctgagcagaaaaCTATTACTCCGGGAAGTGAGCTATGCAGCAGTGGAGAAAGAGTGCTTGGCCCTggtttgggcccttaaaaagttgaacccttatttgtacggacaggaattttcattagtcactgatcacaacccattggtctggcttaactgggtctcaggagacaatggcaggttgctgcggtggagcttagccctgcaaccttacaatttcaccatcagctaccgacccagtaagcaaaatggcaatgctgatgggttgtaCCGGCAAACCGACGTCACTCCggcctcctagttccggacatccccaagttgacccgagaaggatcaagccgggtctgccggagtgttccacaaggagggagccatgtgacgggagtcactatcGGAgtacagggtgaatgagaaccccactatgatctgtgctagtcagagactcaatgctgtatatatgtgtatatagaatgtgtactgtttgctgtgctactttggggtggggctgtattccaatgttctattgtgtttgtctgccttggatcacaggatgtgtattgctgtgaggaaagagggaggggggattcctccagcagcccccctgttaagactgtttactgatgagaaggtaagcacacctgacctgtgtgtccattgttattggacagtttaacccgccctattttccaagggtgggggggaaatgttttgaagtgggatctgtataacatgtgttttttgaataaagattcattcctgcttggaacctgaagacagagccgtgtctcgtttttggggtggattatttgtatgggttccttgttcggctgattggagtgtttggtagctgcctttgtgtttgggtatgaaatgtcctaaacgactttaacccctttcatactcggggtgtcgatacatatgtaaacagtaaaaaagggaggacagaccatattggccccataaagaatgaggaaggacatctggttacaaaggatggggagatggcaaaggtattgaatttattcttctccttaatcttcacgagggaatcagggggcttcagtaaccaaaattgcagtgtttatcctcatgacacataacaggaagcacctccatggttaacagaggacagaattaaaattagacttgggaaacttaacattaataaatcaccgggaccagatggcttgcacccgaaggttacttagggaactcagacaataattgccagaccattgttcctaatttttactgacagtctactgactggaatggtaccaggtgattagagaaaagccaatgtagcaccaatatttaaaaagggcccaaaatacacccctgggaattacagaccagttagcctaacatcaatagtatgtaaactcttggaggggatgataagggactatatacaagattttagtaatgagaacagtatcattaacagtaatcagcatggcttcatgaagaatcgttcttgccaaaccaacctattaaccttctatgaggaggtgagttgccatctagataaaggaaagtccatggacgtggtgtatctggattttgcaaaagcatttgacagaattccatagggtgagtacatggattgaaaactggctacaagggcgagttcagagggtggtgataaatagggagtactcggaatggtcaggggtgggtagtggggtcccccagggttgtgtgctgggaccaatcctatttaatttgttcataaacgacctggaggatgggataaacagttcaatctctgtatttgcggacgatactaagctaagcagggcaataacctcgccataggatgtggaaaccttgcaaaaagatctgaacaaattaatggggtgagcaactacatggtaaatgaggtttaggacctgggggtcctagtggatgataggctcagcaatggcatgcaatgccaagctgctgctaacaaagcaaacagaattttggcattaaaaaggggatcaacttcagagataaaacgataattctcccgctctacaagactctggtccggccgcacctggagtatgctgtccagttctgggcaccagtcctcaggaaggatgtactggaaatggagcgagtacaaagaagggcaacaaagctaataaagggtctggaggatattagttttgaAGAAAGGTTGCGGTACGGTTGGTCCGGTCCGCAGCTCCCACACACACCATGCTGTACACTAcacttcttgttttttttctcgCACCAACAGTACAACAGCAGCACTTGCTGGCACAACTTGTTAAGAGGCACACACTTGTGTTACTTGCTTTTGCTGTAACTCATTTGTCACGAGTGTAGCTTGAAAAttccacttgcttttaacattcaattttaaaaatgAATGCAACTTCTGAGCAAAGACCACATACACTATTTGAAAATAAGTTAGATGGAGAAAAGTTTTCTGTTCTGCCATTttgaattttcccgtcactgtggttggaaatttgaccccactaatggttagaaaattggatgaatgtttttttgaaagaaaaatgagtttgtgttcggccagcataagtgacatcaggtgcagggagcttgtacccacctacctgtctatgacaagggagtctgtcatccatcatattatattacactcctgtctgatcatctgcaaaacagcattttacctcttttttgcattttaataatgttgatctctgattctgatatgtagcagattctccctctaataatacatctatctgtctgttattctcagagtggattaaatatccaactatatatctggatatttatatttaccgctgtatatagatattcaagaatattaactaaattatacaccaaccttTTTTTGAAGGTTTTATCCAATTAGTTGATTAATcaaaacaatcggccaactaatcaattatgaaaataatcattagttgccgccctacagaggacccatttaGTAGTTACATTGAGGGGGGAAtagtaagatcctcagagacaaagctgcctgatgtgggcggagtcctggtttaggggaaccaatctgctcatgtctagtaataatctttttatttctattttagtagatggacgggagatgaggaaaacctcagaggattgtctcactttgtctccagactgtaaagtagaagatgaggacatcacacagtatagtccaggagaaaacccggctacctcaaatgtccatccagcaccacacagtgtagatggaccatcgtattcctcttatcctgaggaacctcagactgtgagggaaggtgccgtccttccaacagagaagagcttttcctgtactgagtgcgggaagtgtttccgttctaaatccaaacttaataggcataaaagatctcacacaggagagaagccgcattcctgtcctgagtgcgggaaatgtttttcacagaagtccggtctttccacacatcagagatctcacacaggagagaagccatattcctgtcctgagtgcaggaaatgtttttcacggaagtccagtctttccacacatcagagatctcacacaggagagaagccgtattcctgtcctgagtgcgggaaatgtttttcacagaagtccggtcttttcacacatcagagatctcacacaggagagaagccgcattcctgtcctgagtgtgggaaatgtttttcacagaagtccggtctttccacacatcagagatctcacacaggagagaagctgtattcctgtcctgagtgtgggaaatgtttttcagacaagtcctatctttacacacatcagagatctcacacaggagagaagccgtattcctgttctgagtgtgggaaatgtttttcagtgaagtcccatcttttcacacatcagagatctcacacaggggagaagccatattcctgtcctaaatgcgggaaatgtttttcacggaagtccagtcttttcacacatcagagatctcacacgggggagaagccgtattcctgtcctgagtgcaggaaatgtttttcacagaagtccggtctttccacacatcagagatctcacacaggagagaagccgcattcctgtcctgagtgcgggaaatgtttttcacagaagtccggtctttccacacatcagaaatctcacacaggagagaagccgcattcctgtcctgagtgtgggaaatgtttttcacagaaatctggtctttccacacatcagagatctcacacaggagagaagctgtattcctgtcccgagtgtgggaaatgtttttcagacaagtcctatctttacacacatcagagatctcacacgggggagaagccgtattcctgttctgagtgcgggaaatgtttttcagtgaagtcccctcttttcacacatcagagatctcacacgggggagaaaccgtattcctgttctgagtgcgggaaatgttttttagtgaagtcccatcttttgacacatcagagatctcacacgggggagaagccgtattcctgtcctgagtgtgggaaatgtttttcatacaaGTCTTGTtttaacagacatcagagatctcacacaggggtgaagccgtattcctgttctgagtgcgggaaatgtttttcagaccaGTTCAGtcttaacagacatcagagatctcacacaggggagaagccatattcctgtcctgagtgtgggaaatcttttttAGAccagtccagtctttacacacatcagagatctcacacgggggagaagccatattcctgtcctgagtgtgggaaatgttttttagtgaagtcccatcttttcacacatcagagatctcacacgggggagaagccgtattcctgtcttgagtgcgggaaatatttttcagtgaagtccagtctttacacgcatcagagatctcacacgggggagaagccgtattcctgtcctgattgtgggaaatgtttttcagtgaagtcccaccttttcacacatcagagatctcacacgggggagaagccatattcctgtcttgagtgtgggaaatatttttcagtgaagtccagtctttacacgcatcagagatctcacacgggggagaagccgtattcctgtcctgagtgtgggaaatgtttttcagtgaagtcccatcttttcacacatcagagatctcacacgggggagaagccgtattcctgtcctgagtgtgggaaatgtttttcagataagtccaatctttacagacatcagagatctcacacgggggaaaagccgtattcatgtcttgagtgtgggaaatgttactCACTGAATTttgatctttccagacatcagagatctcacacgggggagaagccactttcttGTCCTGAGTGAGGAAAtcgttcctcactgaagtcctgtcttcctgtacatcagagaTCCCATGCagcccttgaggtgtattagtgccttgagtgcgggatatgtcttctatatgaatgttgctggacatcacagctctcatgtggggaagaagcacaccctgatatacacctcagatatacttcatggctgatcttcatcatgtaagaaacagttccaggggtgttaacattttttgaaaaaacgaCTTGTCCAAGATACTAAATGAGGGGcccaatctccttgtcccttatgacaatctccttgtcccttatgacaatctcctcgtctcttatgacaatctccttgtcccttatgacaatctccttgtccctcatctaccagagagctcagcagcggtgtgggagttcattgaaaactacaagccgacatcagcaaaggacagaactctgtgaatgaatggcacggccGCCCTTTTTAGAAAGTGACAGCCGGTACTGGGAACTTCTCCccgcactgctgtcacacagaggactcGGATCACTGATGTAACATCTTCTCAAAAatgaccctttcactgccagagacgGTTTTGTGCCCACACGTTTAACCCCTTCTATactagacactttcacccccttcctgcccaggccaattttcatctttcagcactctcacactttgaattactATTTTGTGGTTatgtaacactgtatccaaattaaatttgtatctttttccacacaaacagagctttcttttggtggtatttcatcatcactgaggttttttttgtttgtgctacaaattaaaaaagacatttttttttttttttttaagtttctctttgtttcttttataaaatgttgtaaataagtaagttttctccttcactgatgaggaggcactaatcaGCAGCACTTATGGGTAACACTGATGAGGCCATACTGACAAGCATccctgattggcatcactggtggggtactgattggcatccccgatgggcactgattggcatacctggtgggcaccgatgggcaTCATAGGTGGGGCACTGGTGGTCTTCACTGttgattatggaaaaaaaaaaaaagaaagaggaaaccAACCAATAAAGAAATCCAGAAAACTTTTACCACATCCCAATTATAATTAGAAAAAAGATAGGGGGTGCCCCAAGGGTATGGTGTGGGTAAAAGAGTGGGCAGGATATTGGCAATAGAATCATAGAAGATGTATATAAAAGTGTAAATTGTATTGGATAAACATATACAAGatagaatagaatatacaataaacatctaaaatcatgaaattgaaatacatgtacaatagaaatcagcagctaattggatgttgagagcacacaacattactagactggaagtcgattgaatatggtggtcacaacaagtcccaacatgtttcggaaacagAGAAAAGGCTAAACAAACTCTGTAttcatttccttcttcaggggttagatggaagcatgctggtaacattctattgaaaaaaggggggggtataaATGAGTACATAGGTAGCAAATCTTAGTATAGTTAGTTATAAATCAATGTATATAAATATAGCGATTAATTTCAGCAATGGCGGAAAAAACGGGGAAAGGGGAGATATTTGGAAAAATGGATCAATACTCACAAGACATATATTCCTAGACAGTGTTGCACAGCATTATTCGGATAGATGGTCCCTCACGCCTCAGACGAAAGGCTAAAATCGCATGGCAATATTCAGCAGATGAAAGCATAAAGGCATTTTATACTTTTAAAGGATTTTGGAAGATTCCCAGAACACAAGCAGTAGGTGGCTGAGGATGATGTTTTCCCAGTGGGAGCAGCAAATCAGGGTACACAAGGACCCCCTCAAATGGGCAAACCAACAAGTGCCTAACAACATAAAAACATAACAGGGGGAGATTAAGCTACAGACACAAAAGatgtgaaaagaagaaaaaaacaaacaaacaaacacgaGCCCTGTTGCAAAAAAAGGGAAATT
Protein-coding sequences here:
- the LOC141121935 gene encoding uncharacterized protein isoform X2 → MEEWEYLEGHKDLYKDVMMDNQAPLTSPDGSSNGNPPERCPRPLYSRDSTQEGHTIPHHHQSGNLRDSKDEVKEEIKEEDDEDGVMEESEFLKEHKDLYQDTMVESSSYRNPPERCPHPLYSRDSTQEDHTIPHHHQSGNLRDSKVEVKEEIKEEDDEDGVMEESEYLKEHKDLYQDTMVESSSYRNPPERCPRPLYSGDSTQEDHTIPHCYKSGDPIDIEFEVKAEEEERYVRDDQQSMEEDGITGTFIEEDTPTEISTVDGREMRKTSEDCLTLSPDCKVEDEDITQYSPGENPATSNVHPAPHSVDGPSYSSYPEEPQTVREGAVLPTEKSFSCTECGKCFRSKSKLNRHKRSHTGEKPHSCPECGKCFSQKSGLSTHQRSHTGEKPYSCPECRKCFSRKSSLSTHQRSHTGEKPYSCPECGKCFSQKSGLFTHQRSHTGEKPHSCPECGKCFSQKSGLSTHQRSHTGEKLYSCPECGKCFSDKSYLYTHQRSHTGEKPYSCSECGKCFSVKSHLFTHQRSHTGEKPYSCPKCGKCFSRKSSLFTHQRSHTGEKPYSCPECRKCFSQKSGLSTHQRSHTGEKPHSCPECGKCFSQKSGLSTHQKSHTGEKPHSCPECGKCFSQKSGLSTHQRSHTGEKLYSCPECGKCFSDKSYLYTHQRSHTGEKPYSCSECGKCFSVKSPLFTHQRSHTGEKPYSCSECGKCFLVKSHLLTHQRSHTGEKPYSCPECGKCFSYKSCFNRHQRSHTGVKPYSCSECGKCFSDQFSLNRHQRSHTGEKPYSCPECGKSFLDQSSLYTHQRSHTGEKPYSCPECGKCFLVKSHLFTHQRSHTGEKPYSCLECGKYFSVKSSLYTHQRSHTGEKPYSCPDCGKCFSVKSHLFTHQRSHTGEKPYSCLECGKYFSVKSSLYTHQRSHTGEKPYSCPECGKCFSVKSHLFTHQRSHTGEKPYSCPECGKCFSDKSNLYRHQRSHTGEKPYSCLECGKCYSLNFDLSRHQRSHTGEKPLSCPE
- the LOC141121935 gene encoding uncharacterized protein isoform X5, with product MEEWEYLEGHKDLYKDVMMDNQAPLTSPDGSSNGNPPERCPRPLYSRDSTQEDHTIPHCYKSGDPIDIEFEVKAEEEERYVRDDQQSMEEDGITGTFIEEDTPTEISTVDGREMRKTSEDCLTLSPDCKVEDEDITQYSPGENPATSNVHPAPHSVDGPSYSSYPEEPQTVREGAVLPTEKSFSCTECGKCFRSKSKLNRHKRSHTGEKPHSCPECGKCFSQKSGLSTHQRSHTGEKPYSCPECRKCFSRKSSLSTHQRSHTGEKPYSCPECGKCFSQKSGLFTHQRSHTGEKPHSCPECGKCFSQKSGLSTHQRSHTGEKLYSCPECGKCFSDKSYLYTHQRSHTGEKPYSCSECGKCFSVKSHLFTHQRSHTGEKPYSCPKCGKCFSRKSSLFTHQRSHTGEKPYSCPECRKCFSQKSGLSTHQRSHTGEKPHSCPECGKCFSQKSGLSTHQKSHTGEKPHSCPECGKCFSQKSGLSTHQRSHTGEKLYSCPECGKCFSDKSYLYTHQRSHTGEKPYSCSECGKCFSVKSPLFTHQRSHTGEKPYSCSECGKCFLVKSHLLTHQRSHTGEKPYSCPECGKCFSYKSCFNRHQRSHTGVKPYSCSECGKCFSDQFSLNRHQRSHTGEKPYSCPECGKSFLDQSSLYTHQRSHTGEKPYSCPECGKCFLVKSHLFTHQRSHTGEKPYSCLECGKYFSVKSSLYTHQRSHTGEKPYSCPDCGKCFSVKSHLFTHQRSHTGEKPYSCLECGKYFSVKSSLYTHQRSHTGEKPYSCPECGKCFSVKSHLFTHQRSHTGEKPYSCPECGKCFSDKSNLYRHQRSHTGEKPYSCLECGKCYSLNFDLSRHQRSHTGEKPLSCPE
- the LOC141121935 gene encoding uncharacterized protein isoform X1 gives rise to the protein MEEWEYLEGHKDLYKDVMMDNQAPLTSPDGSSNGNPPERCPRPLYSRDSTQEGHTIPHHHQSGNLRDSKDEVKEEIKEEDDEDGVMEESEFLKEHKDLYQDTMVESSSYRNPPERCPHPLYSRDSTQEDHTIPHHHQIQSGNLRDSKVEVKEEIKEEDDEDGVMEESEYLKEHKDLYQDTMVESSSYRNPPERCPRPLYSGDSTQEDHTIPHCYKSGDPIDIEFEVKAEEEERYVRDDQQSMEEDGITGTFIEEDTPTEISTVDGREMRKTSEDCLTLSPDCKVEDEDITQYSPGENPATSNVHPAPHSVDGPSYSSYPEEPQTVREGAVLPTEKSFSCTECGKCFRSKSKLNRHKRSHTGEKPHSCPECGKCFSQKSGLSTHQRSHTGEKPYSCPECRKCFSRKSSLSTHQRSHTGEKPYSCPECGKCFSQKSGLFTHQRSHTGEKPHSCPECGKCFSQKSGLSTHQRSHTGEKLYSCPECGKCFSDKSYLYTHQRSHTGEKPYSCSECGKCFSVKSHLFTHQRSHTGEKPYSCPKCGKCFSRKSSLFTHQRSHTGEKPYSCPECRKCFSQKSGLSTHQRSHTGEKPHSCPECGKCFSQKSGLSTHQKSHTGEKPHSCPECGKCFSQKSGLSTHQRSHTGEKLYSCPECGKCFSDKSYLYTHQRSHTGEKPYSCSECGKCFSVKSPLFTHQRSHTGEKPYSCSECGKCFLVKSHLLTHQRSHTGEKPYSCPECGKCFSYKSCFNRHQRSHTGVKPYSCSECGKCFSDQFSLNRHQRSHTGEKPYSCPECGKSFLDQSSLYTHQRSHTGEKPYSCPECGKCFLVKSHLFTHQRSHTGEKPYSCLECGKYFSVKSSLYTHQRSHTGEKPYSCPDCGKCFSVKSHLFTHQRSHTGEKPYSCLECGKYFSVKSSLYTHQRSHTGEKPYSCPECGKCFSVKSHLFTHQRSHTGEKPYSCPECGKCFSDKSNLYRHQRSHTGEKPYSCLECGKCYSLNFDLSRHQRSHTGEKPLSCPE
- the LOC141121935 gene encoding uncharacterized protein isoform X3 codes for the protein MEEWEYLEGHKDLYKDVMMDNQAPLTSPDGSSNGNPPERCPRPLYSRDSTQEGHTIPHHHQIQSGNLRDSKVEVKEEIKEEDDEDGVMEESEYLKEHKDLYQDTMVESSSYRNPPERCPRPLYSGDSTQEDHTIPHCYKSGDPIDIEFEVKAEEEERYVRDDQQSMEEDGITGTFIEEDTPTEISTVDGREMRKTSEDCLTLSPDCKVEDEDITQYSPGENPATSNVHPAPHSVDGPSYSSYPEEPQTVREGAVLPTEKSFSCTECGKCFRSKSKLNRHKRSHTGEKPHSCPECGKCFSQKSGLSTHQRSHTGEKPYSCPECRKCFSRKSSLSTHQRSHTGEKPYSCPECGKCFSQKSGLFTHQRSHTGEKPHSCPECGKCFSQKSGLSTHQRSHTGEKLYSCPECGKCFSDKSYLYTHQRSHTGEKPYSCSECGKCFSVKSHLFTHQRSHTGEKPYSCPKCGKCFSRKSSLFTHQRSHTGEKPYSCPECRKCFSQKSGLSTHQRSHTGEKPHSCPECGKCFSQKSGLSTHQKSHTGEKPHSCPECGKCFSQKSGLSTHQRSHTGEKLYSCPECGKCFSDKSYLYTHQRSHTGEKPYSCSECGKCFSVKSPLFTHQRSHTGEKPYSCSECGKCFLVKSHLLTHQRSHTGEKPYSCPECGKCFSYKSCFNRHQRSHTGVKPYSCSECGKCFSDQFSLNRHQRSHTGEKPYSCPECGKSFLDQSSLYTHQRSHTGEKPYSCPECGKCFLVKSHLFTHQRSHTGEKPYSCLECGKYFSVKSSLYTHQRSHTGEKPYSCPDCGKCFSVKSHLFTHQRSHTGEKPYSCLECGKYFSVKSSLYTHQRSHTGEKPYSCPECGKCFSVKSHLFTHQRSHTGEKPYSCPECGKCFSDKSNLYRHQRSHTGEKPYSCLECGKCYSLNFDLSRHQRSHTGEKPLSCPE
- the LOC141121935 gene encoding uncharacterized protein isoform X4, which gives rise to MEEWEYLEGHKDLYKDVMMDNQAPLTSPDGSSNGNPPERCPRPLYSRDSTQEGHTIPHHHQSGNLRDSKVEVKEEIKEEDDEDGVMEESEYLKEHKDLYQDTMVESSSYRNPPERCPRPLYSGDSTQEDHTIPHCYKSGDPIDIEFEVKAEEEERYVRDDQQSMEEDGITGTFIEEDTPTEISTVDGREMRKTSEDCLTLSPDCKVEDEDITQYSPGENPATSNVHPAPHSVDGPSYSSYPEEPQTVREGAVLPTEKSFSCTECGKCFRSKSKLNRHKRSHTGEKPHSCPECGKCFSQKSGLSTHQRSHTGEKPYSCPECRKCFSRKSSLSTHQRSHTGEKPYSCPECGKCFSQKSGLFTHQRSHTGEKPHSCPECGKCFSQKSGLSTHQRSHTGEKLYSCPECGKCFSDKSYLYTHQRSHTGEKPYSCSECGKCFSVKSHLFTHQRSHTGEKPYSCPKCGKCFSRKSSLFTHQRSHTGEKPYSCPECRKCFSQKSGLSTHQRSHTGEKPHSCPECGKCFSQKSGLSTHQKSHTGEKPHSCPECGKCFSQKSGLSTHQRSHTGEKLYSCPECGKCFSDKSYLYTHQRSHTGEKPYSCSECGKCFSVKSPLFTHQRSHTGEKPYSCSECGKCFLVKSHLLTHQRSHTGEKPYSCPECGKCFSYKSCFNRHQRSHTGVKPYSCSECGKCFSDQFSLNRHQRSHTGEKPYSCPECGKSFLDQSSLYTHQRSHTGEKPYSCPECGKCFLVKSHLFTHQRSHTGEKPYSCLECGKYFSVKSSLYTHQRSHTGEKPYSCPDCGKCFSVKSHLFTHQRSHTGEKPYSCLECGKYFSVKSSLYTHQRSHTGEKPYSCPECGKCFSVKSHLFTHQRSHTGEKPYSCPECGKCFSDKSNLYRHQRSHTGEKPYSCLECGKCYSLNFDLSRHQRSHTGEKPLSCPE